A region of uncultured Desulfobacter sp. DNA encodes the following proteins:
- the cbiD gene encoding cobalt-precorrin-5B (C(1))-methyltransferase CbiD, with the protein MSDREKKTLRTGFTTGTAAAAAVKAALVYLFTKQIPGSVNINLLNGQVIAIPVDSVSVRNGLVRAVVVKDAGDDPDITHLSRIGAVVELTADSGAVQITGGQGVGMVTKPGLEISPGEPAINPGPRKMIRESALQVLSRHHSHAGVSAEIFVENGEALAEKTLNRRLGIEGGLSILGTTGLVKPLSHQAYISTIRSAMSVAGACGCDHVVLTTGRRSERFSQQIFTDLNEEAFIQIGDFFGMSMKCLGENKIPHATLAVFFGKALKMAQGFDHTHAAKSELTMEWLSDVVQNVTRDENLARKVLDANTARHAFGMVWPAYPEVLEKVGCAMIRSAEKFCPAPCRFRTIIYDFQGTIAFDSHKIEGDETA; encoded by the coding sequence TTGTCGGATAGAGAAAAAAAAACATTAAGAACAGGATTTACCACAGGCACGGCAGCTGCCGCCGCAGTCAAAGCCGCCCTTGTGTATCTGTTTACAAAACAGATTCCCGGATCGGTAAACATAAATCTGCTCAACGGCCAGGTCATTGCGATTCCCGTTGATTCGGTATCCGTCCGCAATGGCCTGGTGCGGGCCGTTGTGGTCAAGGATGCAGGGGATGACCCGGATATTACACATCTGTCCAGAATAGGTGCTGTGGTGGAGCTGACTGCTGATTCCGGGGCTGTGCAGATCACCGGCGGCCAAGGCGTGGGCATGGTCACCAAACCCGGCCTTGAAATTTCGCCGGGGGAACCTGCTATCAATCCCGGCCCCCGGAAAATGATTCGTGAATCGGCCCTGCAGGTGCTCAGCCGTCATCACAGCCATGCCGGCGTGAGCGCTGAAATTTTTGTGGAAAACGGGGAGGCCCTGGCCGAAAAAACCCTGAACCGCCGGCTGGGCATAGAGGGTGGGTTGTCCATTCTGGGCACCACAGGACTTGTAAAGCCTTTGTCCCACCAGGCTTACATCTCCACCATCCGGTCCGCCATGTCCGTGGCCGGCGCCTGTGGATGCGATCATGTGGTCCTGACCACGGGCCGGCGCAGCGAGAGGTTTTCCCAGCAGATTTTTACCGATCTCAATGAAGAAGCTTTTATTCAGATCGGCGATTTTTTCGGCATGTCCATGAAATGCCTTGGTGAGAATAAGATCCCCCATGCCACCCTGGCCGTATTTTTCGGCAAAGCCCTGAAAATGGCCCAGGGCTTTGACCATACCCATGCCGCCAAGTCCGAGCTCACCATGGAGTGGCTTTCGGATGTGGTCCAGAATGTGACCCGGGATGAAAACCTGGCCCGGAAAGTCTTGGACGCCAACACGGCCCGGCACGCCTTTGGGATGGTCTGGCCTGCATACCCGGAAGTGCTGGAAAAGGTCGGCTGCGCCATGATTCGCTCCGCAGAAAAATTTTGTCCGGCACCATGCCGGTTCCGGACCATTATTTATGATTTTCAGGGGACCATTGCCTTTGATTCCCATAAGATCGAAGGAGATGAAACTGCATAA
- a CDS encoding DUF4150 domain-containing protein, protein MTAFFNALTKAGGQCFGFPDVCRVPAPPAPDIPTPFPNTGDSAQARKTSQKVLFAGKPVLTEKSEIPKSQGDEAGVNGGVVSGTNMDKIMFKKGSSKVIIEGHGCIHLTSPTSHNGSNANMPSGLVVSCSQAKVIVGL, encoded by the coding sequence ATGACTGCGTTTTTTAATGCGCTCACCAAGGCCGGCGGGCAATGCTTCGGCTTTCCCGATGTCTGCCGGGTCCCGGCGCCTCCGGCCCCGGACATCCCCACCCCCTTTCCCAACACAGGGGATTCGGCCCAGGCACGCAAGACCTCCCAAAAGGTACTGTTCGCAGGCAAACCCGTACTCACGGAAAAATCTGAAATCCCCAAAAGCCAGGGGGACGAAGCCGGGGTCAACGGTGGGGTCGTCTCGGGGACCAACATGGACAAAATTATGTTTAAAAAGGGCAGCTCAAAGGTGATCATTGAGGGACACGGCTGCATCCACCTGACTTCTCCCACCAGTCACAACGGTTCAAACGCCAATATGCCCTCAGGGCTTGTGGTGAGCTGCAGCCAGGCCAAAGTTATCGTCGGTCTCTGA
- a CDS encoding transposase, producing the protein MLDDRNVENVRRLSRSFVISGLQREQISRRTMDFDGSVLSTKGHAEGSAIGFNKVKKGARSYYPLFCTVAQTGRFFDMPHRPGNVHDSNGAAEFMKDCFYHMRSQVPGCILEARMDGVFSQDKNFSNDFLKRWGIEYELFK; encoded by the coding sequence TTGCTGGATGACCGAAACGTTGAAAATGTTCGCAGATTATCCAGATCCTTTGTGATCAGCGGTTTGCAGCGGGAACAAATTTCAAGGCGGACCATGGATTTTGATGGTTCAGTCCTTTCTACCAAAGGCCATGCCGAGGGCTCTGCTATTGGATTCAATAAGGTCAAAAAAGGGGCTCGCAGTTATTATCCATTATTCTGTACCGTTGCCCAGACTGGGCGGTTTTTTGATATGCCCCATCGACCGGGGAATGTCCATGACTCCAATGGTGCTGCTGAATTTATGAAAGACTGCTTTTATCACATGCGCTCCCAAGTTCCGGGCTGCATCCTTGAGGCACGCATGGACGGGGTTTTTTCTCAAGATAAGAACTTTTCCAACGATTTTTTAAAACGTTGGGGTATAGAATATGAGTTGTTTAAATAG